A region from the Ptychodera flava strain L36383 chromosome 10, AS_Pfla_20210202, whole genome shotgun sequence genome encodes:
- the LOC139141831 gene encoding fibrillin-2-like, which yields MKLWVSILVLVLIIELSSVDGIFRRRRRRSCSRVNCQVSAWSAWAACSVPCGTSGTQSRTRTITTAASCGGTCNYQLSESRSCNNPGCNGRGQPSSSSCTCNAGWTGTCCELDDNECSRNNGNCGQICINTAGSYHCSCNTGYNLDTDSVTCNDINECQANNGGCNHICTNTQGSYHCSCNSGFQLDNSAHTCIDIDECATNNGGCDHICTNSAGSYTCSCNSGYELTPSDNHQCIDINECQTNNGGCNQICVNSAGSYQCQCNTGFQLNSDDHTCTDIDECATNNGGCEHVCTNAEGSYSCSCNIGYQLTTDNNHNCVDINECATNNGGCDQHCTNSVGSFQCSCDGGYLLATNGLACLDIDECTEDTDDCQQVCINEPGTWRCACNEGYRIDSCAANLCSDISECDEGTDGCDQICSNTDGSYLCSCIHGYELSQDNHACKDVDECVINGCDSCINVVGSFVCACNDGYAPSEDKSKCSDINECMTDNGGCAHVCTNTEGAFQCTCSEGYESDDDGVTCNDVNECSTNKGGCEYGCRNLPGSFECYCDNQYHLDGNGRTCSNIDACLDASCEQLCETVSNQAVCSCSPGYGLQTNGEVCRDIDECRAETHECSHGCVNTVGSYYCTCDENHVLDRDRRTCIELEDSIEE from the exons ATGAAACTGTGGGTCTCCATTTTGGTGTTGGTACTGATAATTGAGCTAAGCTCCGTCGATGGCATCTTTCGTCGTCGCCGTAGACGTAGCTGCTCTCGTGTGAACTGTCAGGTGAGTGCATGGTCTGCTTGGGCTGCGTGTTCCGTGCCGTGTGGTACTAGCGGCACTCAAAGTCGAACACGTACCATAACTACTGCAGCTTCATGTGGTGGAACCTGTAACTATCAACTGAGTGAAAGCCGATCTTGTAACAACCCAGGCTGTAATGGTCGTGGTCAACCATCGTCATCGTCCTGTACGTGTAATGCTGGATGGACAGGCACTTGCTGTGAATTAG ATGATAACGAATGCAGCCGAAACAACGGTAATTGTGGACAGATATGTATCAACACAGCTGGAAGTTATCATTGTTCATGTAACACAGGTTACAACCTGGATACCGACAGTGTAACGTGCAACG ATATCAATGAATGCCAGGCCAACAATGGCGGCTGCAACCATATCTGTACGAATACACAAGGAAGCTATCATTGCTCATGCAACAGTGGAttccaattggataacagcgcTCACACGTGCATCG ATATCGACGAATGTGCAACGAATAACGGCGGGTGTGACCATATCTGTACCAACAGTGCAGGCAGTTACACGTGTTCATGTAACAGTGGATATGAGCTGACACCGAGCGACAATCACCAGTGTATTG ACATAAATGAATGTCAGACAAACAACGGTGGTTGTAATCAGATCTGTGTAAACTCTGCTGGCAGTTATCAGTGTCAATGCAACACTGGCTTTCAACTGAACAGTGATGATCACACTTGTACTG ATATTGACGAATGCGCTACAAATAACGGCGGGTGTGAACATGTATGTACGAATGCTGAAGGAAGTTACTCTTGCTCATGTAACATTGGATATCAGCTGACAACAGACAACAATCATAATTGTGTTG ATATAAATGAATGTGCTACAAACAACGGAGGATGTGATCAACACTGTACCAACTCTGTCGGCAGCTTTCAGTGTTCGTGTGATGGTGGATACCTCCTAGCTACAAACGGACTTGCCTGTTTAG ATATTGACGAATGTACCGAGGATACTGATGATTGTCAACAAGTCTGTATCAACGAACCTGGTACATGGAGATGTGCTTGTAACGAGGGTTACAGAATCGATAGCTGTGCAGCAAATTTATGCTCAG ATATCAGTGAATGCGATGAAGGAACTGACGGTTGTGAccagatttgttcaaacactGATGGAAGCTACCTTTGCTCTTGTATCCATGGTTACGAACTTTCCCAAGACAACCATGCATGTAAAG ATGTCGACGAATGTGTCATCAATGGATGCGATAGCTGCATCAACGTTGTAGGAAGTTTCGTGTGTGCTTGTAATGACGGATATGCTCCATCCGAAGACAAAAGTAAATGCTCAG ACATAAATGAGTGTATGACTGACAACGGTGGCTGCGCTCATGTTTGTACCAACACTGAGGGCGCCTTTCAGTGTACGTGCAGTGAAGGATACGAATCTGATGACGATGGCGTAACTTGTAACG ATGTCAACGAATGTTCAACTAACAAAGGTGGATGTGAGTATGGTTGTAGAAACCTTCCAGGCAGTTTTGAATGCTATTGTGATAACCAATATCACTTGGATGGAAATGGTCGAACTTGCTCAA ACATCGATGCGTGTTTAGACGCTTCGTGTGAACAGCTCTGTGAGACAGTCAGCAACCAAGCTGTGTGTAGTTGCAGCCCTGGCTATGGACTGCAGACTAATGGTGAAGTGTGTCGCG ACATCGACGAATGCAGAGCTGAGACACACGAGTGTTCCCATGGTTGTGTCAACACTGTCGGCAGTTACTACTGTACCTGTGATGAAAATCATGTCCTAGACAGAGACCGCAGAACTTGTATTGAATTGGAAGATAGCATTGAAGAATAG